CCCAGTAAAGCTTTTCTAGGGTGTTTAACCGCATAAACGGACATTCGTTACAAGCACAGTTATTCATCGGCGGTGCAGGAATGAAGTGCTTGTCAGGAGCTAGTTTTTGCATTTGGTGAATGATTCCCGGCTCCGTAGCAACGATAAATTCTTTGGTGGGGCTGCTTTGACAATACTTGAGTAAGGCGGCTGTAGAGCCAATAAAGCTGGCGTGGCGCAATACACTACTTTCACATTCTGGATGTGCGATCGCCTCTGCTTCGGGATGGGCAATTTTTAACTGGACAATTTTCTTTTCCGAAAAGGTTTCATGGACAACACAGCTACCTTGCCATAGCACCAAATCTCGTCCAGTCTGTTCCATCACATACCGCCCCAAATTCCGATCTGGGGCAAAAATAATCGGCTGTTCTTTCGGTATCTGCTGCACAATTTTCACAGCGTTGGAGCTAGTACAAATAATATCGCTCATCGCCTTGATATCAGCAGAACAGTTGATGTAAGACACTACCAAATGATTCGGATGCGCTGCTTTAAAAGCTGCAAACGCCTCTGGTGGACAACTGTCTGCTAAAGAACAACCAGCATCCAAATCTGGTAAAAGTACTAATTTATCGGGATTAAGTATCTTTGCTGTTTCTGCCATGAAGTGAACGCCAGCAAAGACAATCACATCCGCATTTGTTTTTTCGGCGGCTCTTGCTAGTTGTAATGAATCCCCAATAAAGTCTGCAATATCCTGAATATCTGGCTCTTGATAATAATGCGCCAGGATAACGGCGTTGAGTTCTTTTTTGAGACTCTGAATCGCGGCAAACAAATCTAGTGGTAGTTCACCCAGTTGGGTGTTTTCTCGTTGAGCTAGTGCAGTGGTAAACACAGTTTAGGGGTGCTTTATGTTGCAAATGTATGTCCTGTGGATTCAATTATAGTAGTTTTTACCAAAAATAGTGGACGGTTGATATTTTGGGGTTGTGTCCAAATCGGGCTGAGTTTCATATCCTGGAGATAGACGGCAAGGAAAGTGGCATGACCAGTCAGAAAACTCAATCGATAAACCTCAAAATTGCTGTAGTTGGAGATATTCACGACCAATGGGAAGTGGAAGATGGCGTTGCACTCAAGCATCTGGGTGTTGACTTAGTGCTGTTTGTCGGGGATTTTGGCAATGAATCGGTGGAAGTGGTCAGAGCGATCGCATCTCTCGATATTCCCAAAGCAGCCGTGATGGGCAACCACGATGCCTGGTACACCGCCACCGAATGGGGACGCAAAAAGGCTCCTTATGACCGCTCTAAGGAAGACTGGGTACAGGAACAACTCGATTTATTAGGCGCGTCCCATGTCGGTTACGGTAAGTTGGATTTTCCCGCTTGGAATTTAACTGTAGTGGGGGGTCGTCCCTTTACCTGGGGTGGCCCAGAGTGGAAATTCGCGGAAATCTGTAAAGAACGTTACGGTGTGACGAGTTTGGAAGAATCCGCCGATCGCATCTTCAAAGCAGTTAAAAGCGCCGCTTACGAGACAATTATATTTTTGGGTCACAATGGGCCTAGTGGGTTAGGCGATCGCCCCGAAGACCCCTGCGGCAAAGACTGGCACCCAATTGGCGGCGATTTTGGCGATCCAGATTTTGGCGAGGCGATTTCTCATGCCTTGACTGCTGGTAAAACCATTCCTCTGGTAACATTTGGTCACATGCACCGAGATTTACGCCATACCAAGAAGGTGCAGCGCAAACCCATCTTTAGAAGTCCAGAGGGAACAATTTACTTAAATGCGGCTAGTGTCCCCAGGATTGTGGAAAATGACGGCGAGAAGCTGCGTAACTTTTCCATTGTCTCTCTAGAGGCGGGTGTGGTTTCGCAAGTTTCCCTAGTTTGGGTGGGGAATGACTTTCAGGTGGCTTCAGAGGAAATTTTGTATGAGCGATCGCGTATTGTGTCGTAGACATTCGCATCCAGTAGTGCAATCTGCGTAGATAATAGGGTATAGTATTATCTGTCAAGTTTAGTGCTAACCAACAAAAGCGCCTGAATAGCGTCTGAAACTAGGAGCAGCACAAGTTTGACAGATTTACTGGAGAGGTGGCAGAGTGGTCGATTGCGTCCGACTTGAAATCGGATGAGGCTAAAACCTCCGGGAGTTCGAATCTCCCCCTCTCCGTTTAGGAATTAAAAATTGAAAATTAAAAATTAAAAATTGAAGAGGTTAGGTGGGGCTTTTGGTGGAGATAATTATGGCACCAAGAATTTTTGTTAGTTCTTCGGCTTCGGTTTGGAGTTGACTAATTTTTGATTGAGGTACTATTTCGGTAGCAATGAGCAACCTTAACCAATACCGAGTTTCACGGGATTCTTTTAGTGCAATCATGAGCTTGCTGATAAAATCTGCTTTGCTTTGAGCAGCTTGTCCTTCTTCTACATTAGCTCCAATCGATGTTCCTGACCTTAATAACTGTTGAGCAAGGGTTCGTGCTACTCCTGGTTTGTCATCTAAAAACTGGCACAATTTGACTATGCGAACTGAAAAAGTAAAAGTGCGATCGCAAATATCTTTTTTCATTAGTCAAGATTAAAAATTAAAATAAGTTACTATACCGTTTTTCTTCTCTTAGTTTGGCATTGTCTCAGCTTTTACTAAATTTTTAACTTTTAATTGGTAAAAACAAGGTATCTTCAATTTCCTGCCTGACTTCTCGGCTAATATAACAATCACTATTCAGGCAATCCACTAAGAGCTTATTTGCATCATAATACTGTTTTAACAGATCCTTTTGTACGTCACTGAATTGCCAGTAATGCCCAATATTACGATTTTTTATCATTACAGAGCGAAGTTTTTCAACCCAAACATATCTATCGGTAACTACCCACTCCGAAAGAACTTTTTTATCTTGGCTGAAACTAGGTAGTTCATTCTGAATCTCTCTAATCTGTTGCCGAAAATCTAAATTTGATATATCTTCAAGAAGACGACGTAAATATTCATGATAGACATTAAAATCTAAAGAGTGGCTCATTAAGAAGGACATTAGGCTATCAGAACTAATTTCATTAGGTTGAAATTTTTTAATTAATCTTTGATCTATTTTTGTAGCTAAATAAGAGAAAAATCCATATTTATCCTTTAAAGGACGAATAATAAGATCATTCATATTTTCATGTGAAAACATAAAGTATGAAGCTCGAACTGCTGCTGGTTTATAAGTAGTTTCAACCGAAATTGACTTTTCATTTACCCATACTAAAAATTGTTGTATTTTCTCATCTTGTGCCAATAGGTTATCAATTTTTATCTTTATCATCCACACCAAATCATCTGCCTTTCGCATCATTCCTACTGTCAGCAAAAAAACTTCCTGCCAGCGTTTCTCCATAATATGATCTACCAACTTTTCCCAGGCAGAGTTGGCAACTATTTCTCTTGCTGCGAAAAATTCATGAAACGTTAAGTGAGAAAAAGAATAGATACCCTTTGCTCGTTCTACTAATAACCCATGCTGTGCTTCAATAGACTTTAAAACAGCTTCACTATCGAGTTTCAATACTTCTAGCTCTGTATCTGCATCACGTAAATTACTGATAAAATCAGCAATGTATACTTCAGTCGTTTTTTGCTTAAAAAAATAGTCTTTCTGCTCAAAAGTGGTTAAGGCAACTTGACTCAATAAATCTTCCTTGCGCTGCAAAGACAGGTTTTTATAGACCTGTTCTCTCTCAATGTTGCGCTTGGCATCCCATTTTTTCAGCAATACATCTAATCCTTCTTGATAAAGTTCAGAACGGTTTGCTGGGAAATCTCCACTATCTCCAAACACCAAACACAATAATGTTAGAAGTAAAGGACTACTTGCTAGTTCTTGGATTGGTTTATTCTCCTTTAGTTTTTGAATGAATCTTTGACTTTTAACTGGATCAGTTAACTGGAACCAATTTTGAGCAAAAATTGCTATTTGTTTTTCGTCAAAATCTGCCATCTCAACTTCTGTAAAACTTTGATAGGTGTATTCTTTGGCAGCAATACGACAGGTAATTACAAACTGATTGGTATGAAACCAGTCAGAAAATTCCCGAATTTGTCGTAAAACACGCTTGGTATCTTCCTCTCGTATCTCATCTAACCCATCCAGCAATACCAACGCCTTACCCTGTTTTAAAAGTTTCTCTACTGCCGCACTGGTATGAGTTACCCCACAGCTTGATAATAGTTGAACAATAAATTTCAAAATATCTGGTTTTTTAGGTGCTTCTGCAAAATCTTTTAATGTGATAAACAAGGGAACTCTGTTTGCTTGAAATCTCCCTTCAATACACTGCATTGCTAAATATTTTAAAAAAGTGGTTTTTCCTGCTCCTGGTTTACCTAAAACCATCAATTTACTATAATGCTGTACAACCTCTAATCCTGAAACTCGTTTTTGTTTTACTCCGCTAAGTCCAATTCGCTCAAAGTTATCATGGTCACAGCTTTGTATTAGTTCCGCAACTTTTAGCCGTCTTCGTCCTGTTATTGCCTCCAGAATATTGACATTTGTGTAAATACCTTGTTTTCCTGTTAACTCAATTGGCTTAGGCATATCTAATACCCGCATAGTTCCGCATTTTTCTTTGATGTAGGGTTTGATTTGTTTGCGGATTTCTTGCACTAAAGTATCAAGAGAATCATCTACGTCATCTGTAGTTAAATGACCAGAGGGTTTTTGTTGTGCATACTTTTTGCTCAGATACTCTCGTAAGCGGCTTTCTTTAACAGGGCCATTACCAGTGATGCAAAATTTTTTGTAAATACCTGTGAGGCAAGTGCTGAGGTTACTTTCAGAAATGTTTAATTCTTGAGCTACGTTGACTCGATTCTTACTACGACCGAATATTTCCAGAAAGACTTCTTTCTCTCGGTGCGACAATTCACTGTATTGCTCCAGTTGCTTAAGAAAGTCCTCTGGTATAGACATTGACCACTCCCACAATTACTTATAAGCCAGTGTAGCCAAAGTTTTTATCAAAATGTGGAGTTAAAGCAGTGTAAGTCAGGCTAAGTCAAGGTAAGTCAGATAAATAACTACAAAAGAAAATTGCGACATTGAACTCAGTCAAGCTACTGAGGCAATCGCAATGCTAGAAACACTAATTCCTCTGGTTGTAAATAAGTCTGTTGAAGTTGTTGTTGGAATACTGCTGGAAAAGTTTTGTAAATGGGTGCTGAGTGATGCAAATATCAAAAATGCTAACAACTTTCTGAAAATGCAGATTCTTGTACTTTATCTTGATTGGGTTTTACGAAAAACATCACTAAAATCTCTGTCAGAGGAATCAGAAGAGAAGGATTAACAAACAGGTGGGTAGTAGAGATAATAAAGCGATCGCACCCACAAACCAAAGGCGATCGCTCCTTAACCTCTCCCCCCTACTGCGATCATGCTACCATTACCAATAAATTCTTTTGGGAGGTCA
This Nostoc sp. C052 DNA region includes the following protein-coding sequences:
- a CDS encoding NACHT domain-containing NTPase, coding for MSIPEDFLKQLEQYSELSHREKEVFLEIFGRSKNRVNVAQELNISESNLSTCLTGIYKKFCITGNGPVKESRLREYLSKKYAQQKPSGHLTTDDVDDSLDTLVQEIRKQIKPYIKEKCGTMRVLDMPKPIELTGKQGIYTNVNILEAITGRRRLKVAELIQSCDHDNFERIGLSGVKQKRVSGLEVVQHYSKLMVLGKPGAGKTTFLKYLAMQCIEGRFQANRVPLFITLKDFAEAPKKPDILKFIVQLLSSCGVTHTSAAVEKLLKQGKALVLLDGLDEIREEDTKRVLRQIREFSDWFHTNQFVITCRIAAKEYTYQSFTEVEMADFDEKQIAIFAQNWFQLTDPVKSQRFIQKLKENKPIQELASSPLLLTLLCLVFGDSGDFPANRSELYQEGLDVLLKKWDAKRNIEREQVYKNLSLQRKEDLLSQVALTTFEQKDYFFKQKTTEVYIADFISNLRDADTELEVLKLDSEAVLKSIEAQHGLLVERAKGIYSFSHLTFHEFFAAREIVANSAWEKLVDHIMEKRWQEVFLLTVGMMRKADDLVWMIKIKIDNLLAQDEKIQQFLVWVNEKSISVETTYKPAAVRASYFMFSHENMNDLIIRPLKDKYGFFSYLATKIDQRLIKKFQPNEISSDSLMSFLMSHSLDFNVYHEYLRRLLEDISNLDFRQQIREIQNELPSFSQDKKVLSEWVVTDRYVWVEKLRSVMIKNRNIGHYWQFSDVQKDLLKQYYDANKLLVDCLNSDCYISREVRQEIEDTLFLPIKS
- a CDS encoding four helix bundle protein; protein product: MKKDICDRTFTFSVRIVKLCQFLDDKPGVARTLAQQLLRSGTSIGANVEEGQAAQSKADFISKLMIALKESRETRYWLRLLIATEIVPQSKISQLQTEAEELTKILGAIIISTKSPT
- a CDS encoding TIGR04168 family protein, encoding MTSQKTQSINLKIAVVGDIHDQWEVEDGVALKHLGVDLVLFVGDFGNESVEVVRAIASLDIPKAAVMGNHDAWYTATEWGRKKAPYDRSKEDWVQEQLDLLGASHVGYGKLDFPAWNLTVVGGRPFTWGGPEWKFAEICKERYGVTSLEESADRIFKAVKSAAYETIIFLGHNGPSGLGDRPEDPCGKDWHPIGGDFGDPDFGEAISHALTAGKTIPLVTFGHMHRDLRHTKKVQRKPIFRSPEGTIYLNAASVPRIVENDGEKLRNFSIVSLEAGVVSQVSLVWVGNDFQVASEEILYERSRIVS
- the nadA gene encoding quinolinate synthase NadA; translated protein: MFTTALAQRENTQLGELPLDLFAAIQSLKKELNAVILAHYYQEPDIQDIADFIGDSLQLARAAEKTNADVIVFAGVHFMAETAKILNPDKLVLLPDLDAGCSLADSCPPEAFAAFKAAHPNHLVVSYINCSADIKAMSDIICTSSNAVKIVQQIPKEQPIIFAPDRNLGRYVMEQTGRDLVLWQGSCVVHETFSEKKIVQLKIAHPEAEAIAHPECESSVLRHASFIGSTAALLKYCQSSPTKEFIVATEPGIIHQMQKLAPDKHFIPAPPMNNCACNECPFMRLNTLEKLYWAMKNRTPEITISEDIRLAALRPMQRMLEMSV